From Anopheles cruzii unplaced genomic scaffold, idAnoCruzAS_RS32_06 scaffold00938_ctg1, whole genome shotgun sequence:
GCAAAGAAATTCTTATGCTCATTAcatgttttttcttgtacTGTTTCGTGACAGCGACTTTTAAGCTGTAATATGCGACATCACGTTGGCCATGAATTCACAATACAATGTTATTTTAAAGAAATGCTGGTAGTTAGCTATTATAACTACTTTGCAGTACGAAACCCTGTACTGTATTGTAAATaagaaaatttgtttttgcatgTACAAACGAAGCGCAGTTGGCCCAGCTGTTGGCTAACAAATGTTTCGCGCTGAACATTATCGTAACATGTCTCATTCGACAATTTATCCTAGTTCCTTGTTAATATTGTTGCACCTAACTTGGGAGATATTATCAAACATACTGCTGAAGTGCTGTTCAATGATTTCCTTTATTTAATGGGATTGGAAAATATATTCCTTCTCTTATTGGTTGACACCACGTTGACCATAAATTCATTATACCATGTCATTTAGAAGAAATGCTGTTATTTAGTTACATAACTACTTCACAGGTCCAAAACGAACTGGTAAAAACTGTGactaacaacaaaaaatgtattaTAATAAGACAATGcttttgatgttttcttttaaatttacgGGGCTTTGCTTTGCGGCTCGTGAATTGTTAGGCGCTGTTTTCACAGGCACGATTAGTTGttcaaaaaacggaaagaaaccacaaatagttttgcttttgtATGTACAAACGAAGCGCAGCTGTTGCCTAACAAATGTTTCGCGCTGAGCAATCACTCGCAGTTTAAATTGTGAGTAAAATTCGGTAAGTTatcaaattttttttattaactttgtttcaaatttgaaaTGGCGAATAAAGCGGATTTTACCAACAATATATAAAGAAAATTGGATCATTTTTGTCGATTAATTGACGTAATTATCCTTCATAATCGCAAACAGATTGAACGAGATCTGTTGAATAGAATATTTGCTGTGCGAATGTTATGTAAATGCGTTGGTTTATCAGCTCCATCCCAGGACGTACTCGCTTGCTGGCCGTCATCGGTGATGAGCATGGGTTTAACACATTAATTGCCATCTCCTGTTGGTCATTTGAGGATTTAAATCACTATCGTCAGTGGGGTTCATCTTCCCTTTTGTCGCCCATAAACTTCGCTCGCCAGTGTACGGAAAACCGGAGTTATTTTACGTTTCGATTTTCAAACTCACAACCAACCAAACTTCTGCTACTGCAAATCCGGTTAGAAAAACGTATACGAAGAATAATGCATTGACCCACAAAGAGCCTACACGTCAGAGAACTGTAAAGCGATCTTTTACGTATTCATTTGGTGGCCCTGAAAAGGGCCGttttgatgctgctgctgtttgatgctgttgttgctgatgtttgACGGTCTAGCAGTTTAGCCTCCAAAACCGTACAGAGTGCGGCCCTGGCGCTTCAGAGCGTACACCACATCCATGGCCGTGACGGTCTTGCGCTTGGCGTGCTCGGTGTAGGTGACCGCATCGCGGATCACGTTCTCCAGGAACACCTTCAGCACACCGCGCGTTTCCTCGTAGATCAGCCCGGAAATGCGCTTGACGCCTCCACGGCGCGCCAGACGGCGGATGGCCGGCTTGGTGATGCCCTGGATGTTGTCCCGAAGAACCTTCCGGTGCCGCTTAGCTCCACCCTTTCCAAGACCTTTTCCTCCCTTTCCGCGTCCAGTCATGTTGAAGATACGATGTCACACGAAACTAACCTTCTCAGTCAAAAAATAAACTTGCaatgaacaaaattgaaaatttttcaTACATTTATACTACGCGGAAAGAGCAATTCCGTGGATGTGTACGTGAAAGGCGCATGGCGCGAAACATTAGAATGGGTGCGTGAAGTCGCAAACgtttgagtgtgtgcgtgcgtgatgtGTCGATTGCTTTAAgctggtgtgtgtggcgttgcGCAGAGCTCTTAACGTGgatgtgtgcgtgaattcgttcgttcatttctCTTGCaatgtgtgcgtgaattcgTTCGTTAATACACCTGAGaatgtgtgcgtgaattcgTTCGTTAATACACGTGAGGATGTGTGCGTGAATTGTTCACCTATATAACCGGcaattttgtgaaaaatcgCATTCTGAAAGTGTCCGTACGTTCGAACCAAGGTTTCTCCGaagtttggcaaagttttaCATCCGTTTAAAGACTTAGAAAAAGTGATGGCTCGTACCAAGCAGACAGCGCGCAAGTCCACCGGTGGCAAAGCGCCGCGTAAGCAATTGGCCACGAAAGCTGCACGGAAGAgtgcaccggccaccggcggtgtgAAGAAGCCGCATCGTTATCGCCCGGGAACCGTTGCCTTGCGTGAGATCCGTCGTTACCAGAAATCGACGGAGCTGCTGATCCGCAAGCTGCCTTTCCAGCGCCTGGTGCGTGAAATCGCGCAAGATTTCAAGACCGATCTGCGCTTCCAGAGTTCCGCCGTCATGGCTCTGCAAGAGGCCAGCGAAGCCTATCTGGTAGGCTTGTTCGAGGACACGAACTTGTGCGCCATCCACGCCAAGCGCGTTACGATTATGCCCAAGGACATCCAACTGGCTCGGCGAATCCGTGGCGAGCGTGCGTAAATTGCTTGCATCGACTCCCGTgtttggaacacaaaaacggcCCTTTTCAGGGCCACCAAATGTTCATTGAAAGAGAGTGCATTGTCGATTGCTTCGTTGGGTTTAGTTAATTGTCTTGATAGTTAgtgttttttccattttcgtggGATGCCCTATGGAAAAACCGGTACCATTATTAGGTTAAATCAATTCAACCAGTAAAATTCGTCGCACAAATTGTGTAGTACCAAGGATGGAAGCAATTTTTAACCGTTTCCATTGTCATTCTGTGCGGCGtcatgttccatttttagcccAAGCTGTAGTGACGCTACGCGAGTGGCGCCATTTTGCGTGGCTTTGACGCCGCGCTCTTTTGGTAAGGTTTCGAACTACTTTGATCGCTTGTGTTCGAAAATATGTCGACATAGGGCTGGGCTGGGTACCAAACCTGTCAGTTTCGATGATTGGAAAAAATTGTATTGCGTgttaaagaaaacaatttacaTATGTTAAGTAGTTGTCGCTATGAAAtctaaattatttaaaattatttcagACAACCGTCGTTTTCGACGATCCACTGCGATTGAAATTGCATGCTAAATTCCAAACAATACGCGTTcttttgtaaatttttcttactgttctaattttttttagtaCAACAGATCGAGCACCATCGTCCTGATTTCATTGAGTAATTCATATTCAAACAGATAAAAGAAGCGTCATGCTAAAAGTCTCATATTGGAtattaaaaagaaactttATAGAAATGAAATAAGTTTGCAATTGCGAGGAAAAGCATACATAACATATTCCACAAAATAGTTATATTGGAGAATAACCccttaagggccgtttacacgttgcgatatgtcgctgcaatgccttgtatcgattaatcgcagtgatatatcgcagccaaggtggagcgtctacacgccacgatgtaccgttgcgatttgcaatcgcagatctcggtgtcatggaaacagccatggaagaaacactgtgtttgtctgcctttggattgtgcgtttcggttacaaagcaaaaaatagaacgtaccaagagtactaatcggtcacggtggtcaagggaatggcttttaaagcgaggcaattattctcacgttaaacttttgctttaaaacattcaaaacaacatg
This genomic window contains:
- the LOC128276330 gene encoding histone H4 is translated as MTGRGKGGKGLGKGGAKRHRKVLRDNIQGITKPAIRRLARRGGVKRISGLIYEETRGVLKVFLENVIRDAVTYTEHAKRKTVTAMDVVYALKRQGRTLYGFGG
- the LOC128276329 gene encoding histone H3, with amino-acid sequence MARTKQTARKSTGGKAPRKQLATKAARKSAPATGGVKKPHRYRPGTVALREIRRYQKSTELLIRKLPFQRLVREIAQDFKTDLRFQSSAVMALQEASEAYLVGLFEDTNLCAIHAKRVTIMPKDIQLARRIRGERA